The following proteins are co-located in the Heliorestis convoluta genome:
- a CDS encoding toprim domain-containing protein codes for MLLQGQHLDIDIEAELQQYDWRKPSWKSGKFLACSPFRQERTPSFAVRLDNGIWIDSGSSDEEWRKGNFAKLLSWLRNETYEETVDYLIQNYGYGNFEDIEALRLTIDLPQEVAKKEKYLASEILKSYLYRHPYLEEVRGISETWQRRFKIGYDKKTKAITIPWFERDGQLVNVKYRSVKDKRFWYFRGGQPVKDHLYGLHCIYQEEQKSAFIVESEIDVLTLCQAGFAAIALGGANLSRRQKELLIQSPVEELILATDNDKAGERIAQTIVNQLNGYKKIKKIRLPDEVKDVNDLSQDRLLKIITESVEVSYFFTQSRE; via the coding sequence AGTTGGAAAAGTGGTAAGTTTCTCGCTTGCTCACCCTTTCGTCAAGAACGTACACCATCATTTGCAGTTCGCTTGGACAACGGCATTTGGATTGACAGTGGAAGTAGCGATGAAGAGTGGCGAAAAGGGAACTTTGCAAAGCTCTTATCATGGCTTAGAAACGAAACATACGAAGAAACAGTAGACTACCTGATTCAAAACTACGGTTATGGTAACTTTGAAGATATCGAGGCTCTACGTTTAACGATTGATCTTCCTCAAGAGGTAGCGAAAAAAGAAAAATATCTAGCCTCTGAAATACTTAAAAGCTATCTTTATCGCCATCCCTATCTTGAAGAAGTCCGTGGTATTTCCGAAACGTGGCAGCGTAGATTCAAAATTGGGTACGACAAAAAAACCAAGGCTATTACAATACCTTGGTTTGAGCGAGACGGTCAACTGGTGAATGTCAAGTATAGAAGTGTAAAAGACAAACGGTTCTGGTACTTTCGAGGCGGTCAACCAGTGAAAGATCATCTCTATGGACTCCATTGTATCTACCAAGAAGAACAGAAAAGTGCCTTTATCGTAGAAAGCGAGATTGACGTTCTCACACTTTGTCAAGCAGGTTTCGCTGCCATTGCTTTAGGGGGAGCCAATCTTAGTCGACGGCAAAAAGAACTGCTTATTCAATCTCCTGTAGAAGAGTTGATTCTCGCTACAGATAATGATAAAGCTGGAGAACGTATTGCTCAAACTATTGTAAATCAGCTAAACGGTTATAAGAAAATAAAAAAAATACGTCTTCCAGATGAAGTGAAAGACGTAAATGATTTAAGCCAAGATAGGTTGTTAAAAATCATTACAGAGTCAGTAGAAGTATCTTATTTCTTTACTCAATCACGTGAATAG
- a CDS encoding helix-turn-helix domain-containing protein, producing the protein MTNLEDRSKELLLLASAGQYLKELRLKKELSLAQLSKEVGVGAPYLSELERGLKSPSDHLIHQLADFYDLEEDVLFAKFGKIPIAARVVLGNEPMLLKTLVGIGKHKKIPEDKKQELYDYLHDLYKLLDDEKNS; encoded by the coding sequence TTGACCAACCTAGAAGATCGCTCCAAAGAGTTACTGCTTCTTGCTAGTGCTGGTCAATACCTCAAAGAATTACGGTTGAAAAAAGAGCTTTCTCTGGCTCAATTAAGCAAAGAGGTTGGTGTTGGTGCCCCTTATTTATCAGAGCTTGAAAGAGGATTAAAATCTCCCAGCGATCATCTCATTCATCAGTTGGCGGATTTTTACGACCTCGAAGAAGACGTTCTCTTTGCCAAGTTTGGTAAAATCCCTATTGCAGCAAGAGTTGTGTTAGGAAATGAGCCAATGCTCTTAAAAACACTTGTGGGTATTGGCAAGCATAAAAAAATTCCGGAAGATAAAAAACAGGAGCTATACGATTATTTACATGATTTGTATAAACTCCTTGACGATGAGAAAAACTCTTAG
- a CDS encoding RNA polymerase sigma factor has protein sequence MDLDKELDQLALQFNKTGDENAFNQLFEKMKPIVRKQALKYHYSTGIAVEEYESIFAEEVWKAAIFYDGTSRFLQRFYFHIKSAQTDLYRYHKSQKRSLYKEESIDVENGDIVLDQVAIQQTSTEQEYLDCQEVEKKIHDFERTNERHGKVIKLLNFGCSNQDIAGVFGRNKYDSTVRNIVNRAKEKFKKYLIETVS, from the coding sequence ATGGATTTGGATAAAGAGTTAGACCAACTGGCTTTACAGTTTAACAAAACAGGTGATGAAAATGCCTTCAATCAACTCTTTGAGAAAATGAAGCCCATTGTCAGAAAGCAAGCCCTAAAGTACCACTACTCTACAGGAATTGCTGTGGAGGAATACGAGAGCATTTTTGCAGAGGAAGTATGGAAAGCAGCTATCTTTTATGACGGGACTTCTCGATTTCTTCAACGGTTTTATTTTCACATCAAATCAGCTCAGACCGACCTCTATCGCTACCATAAAAGCCAAAAACGAAGCCTTTATAAAGAAGAATCCATTGATGTAGAAAACGGTGACATAGTTCTCGATCAAGTAGCTATACAACAAACTTCTACGGAGCAAGAGTATTTAGACTGTCAAGAGGTAGAAAAGAAGATCCATGATTTCGAGCGAACCAATGAACGGCATGGAAAAGTAATTAAACTTCTTAATTTCGGTTGTTCCAACCAAGACATTGCAGGTGTCTTTGGTCGGAATAAGTATGATTCTACAGTTCGGAATATTGTTAATAGGGCAAAAGAAAAATTCAAAAAGTATCTAATTGAGACTGTTTCTTAA
- a CDS encoding DNA polymerase translates to MEEVLTPNLTMQEEDSTAWGRALEAQENKELSKKEPTWEEMWEIGWTNHKGTFKKAIFQSKMSATDKERLLIVKKAIEDGEIGTGVESMKKFSKAHALRLWRDLQEKRKDKILKEMVESTPKNYLLVQTEKALNQLINDLTKEPIIALDTETTGLDVYKDVIVGLSITLPIADYHVYIPVAHKKGTQLERKTVLLALKPVLTNPDIGKVLHNAKYDMHMLLRHGIKMEGLYHDTRVAMAILNENEHSYALKNLATKYGRLFGFQEDSHTYDDLFGKTSFDEIDLDVALVYAAKDTHLTWKLYQWQKTFFDDREKLRRLYQELENPLIELCVDMEQFGFLIDQDYAKEYGKELKREIEEEAKALRHHFGDINFNSPLQLAKLFYDELKLPEVKARSTDVKTLKALQEHHDGIKHLLKYRESTKLLGTYVESLPERIKKDGKIHGSFNQVSTVTGRFSSNEPNLQNLPQNARKLFVAPNGKVMLGSDFSQIEPRVLAHISGDKELQEPYLQGQDLYSTLASRVFNVPLQDCGDGSKYRKMMKVGLLAVMYGTSMFTLSSQLGITVEEAQKFIQDFFKTYPDVDAFIKGTHRKVKEKEYVETLFGRKRRFPGHKEKAIVYDKLAKQICDHLGVEEVPINLWEHKKLPYDLKRKFQDIKGDVESVRRQSVNAIIQGTAADIMKQALLNLHSHCRQKGWSLCGTVHDEALMVVDETITIDEVLELERAMTSTVSLEVPLKVDTEVMVRWGEGKPKKEWFQSVA, encoded by the coding sequence ATGGAAGAAGTTCTAACACCTAACTTAACAATGCAAGAAGAAGATTCAACAGCTTGGGGACGAGCTTTAGAAGCTCAAGAAAATAAAGAGCTTTCAAAGAAAGAGCCAACGTGGGAAGAGATGTGGGAAATCGGATGGACTAATCATAAGGGAACCTTTAAGAAAGCAATCTTTCAGTCGAAAATGTCGGCTACAGATAAAGAACGGCTTCTTATCGTAAAAAAAGCGATTGAAGATGGCGAAATAGGTACTGGCGTAGAAAGCATGAAAAAGTTTAGCAAAGCCCATGCTTTACGGCTCTGGCGTGATTTACAGGAAAAAAGGAAAGATAAAATTCTCAAAGAGATGGTCGAGAGTACGCCGAAGAATTATCTTTTAGTCCAGACGGAAAAAGCATTAAATCAATTGATTAACGACCTGACGAAAGAACCGATCATTGCTTTAGATACCGAAACAACGGGTCTAGACGTTTATAAGGATGTTATCGTCGGTTTATCAATTACTTTACCTATAGCCGATTACCACGTTTATATCCCCGTGGCCCATAAAAAGGGAACACAGCTTGAACGAAAAACCGTATTATTAGCCTTAAAACCTGTGCTTACCAATCCCGATATAGGCAAAGTTCTTCATAATGCGAAATACGATATGCACATGCTGCTTCGACATGGGATCAAAATGGAAGGATTGTATCACGACACTCGTGTAGCCATGGCCATCTTAAACGAAAATGAACATTCTTATGCTCTTAAAAACTTGGCCACCAAGTATGGGAGGCTATTCGGTTTTCAAGAGGACAGTCATACGTATGATGACTTGTTTGGCAAGACCTCTTTTGACGAAATTGATCTTGATGTGGCTTTGGTCTATGCAGCGAAAGATACCCATTTGACCTGGAAGCTCTACCAGTGGCAAAAGACGTTCTTTGATGATAGGGAGAAACTACGTCGGCTTTATCAAGAGCTAGAAAATCCTTTGATTGAACTCTGTGTTGATATGGAGCAATTCGGTTTTTTAATTGATCAGGACTATGCCAAAGAGTATGGCAAAGAGTTAAAAAGAGAAATCGAAGAGGAAGCAAAGGCTCTCCGTCACCACTTTGGCGATATCAACTTTAACTCACCGTTGCAGCTTGCCAAACTCTTTTATGATGAATTGAAACTACCTGAAGTAAAAGCTCGTTCTACCGATGTAAAAACCTTAAAAGCTCTACAAGAACATCACGATGGCATTAAGCATTTGTTGAAATATCGTGAGTCCACGAAGTTACTCGGAACGTACGTCGAGTCCTTGCCAGAGAGAATTAAAAAAGACGGTAAGATTCACGGCTCTTTTAATCAAGTATCTACCGTCACGGGTCGATTTTCTAGCAACGAACCAAACCTTCAAAACTTGCCACAAAACGCTCGAAAGCTCTTTGTTGCACCGAACGGTAAAGTGATGCTAGGAAGTGATTTTTCTCAAATTGAACCTCGTGTGTTGGCTCATATCAGTGGAGATAAAGAACTACAAGAACCGTACCTACAAGGGCAAGACTTGTATTCTACTCTAGCCAGCCGAGTGTTTAACGTTCCTTTACAAGATTGTGGCGATGGCTCGAAATATCGAAAGATGATGAAGGTTGGCTTACTTGCTGTGATGTATGGAACGAGCATGTTTACTTTATCGAGCCAGCTAGGGATTACGGTTGAAGAAGCTCAGAAGTTTATTCAAGACTTCTTTAAGACCTATCCTGATGTTGATGCTTTTATTAAGGGAACCCATCGTAAGGTCAAAGAAAAAGAGTATGTAGAAACACTCTTTGGTAGGAAACGACGTTTCCCAGGTCACAAAGAAAAGGCAATTGTTTACGATAAACTAGCCAAACAAATCTGCGATCATTTAGGCGTAGAAGAAGTACCTATCAATCTTTGGGAGCATAAAAAACTACCTTACGACCTAAAACGTAAGTTTCAAGATATCAAAGGAGACGTTGAGTCTGTTCGCAGGCAAAGTGTAAACGCCATTATTCAAGGGACGGCTGCCGACATAATGAAGCAAGCTCTCTTAAATTTGCACAGCCATTGCCGGCAAAAAGGCTGGTCACTTTGTGGAACCGTACACGATGAAGCCTTGATGGTCGTTGATGAAACCATCACGATAGATGAAGTATTAGAACTTGAAAGAGCGATGACTTCTACCGTTTCCTTGGAAGTACCTCTGAAAGTAGATACCGAGGTTATGGTTCGTTGGGGTGAAGGAAAGCCAAAGAAGGAGTGGTTTCAATCAGTAGCTTAA
- a CDS encoding PD-(D/E)XK nuclease family protein: protein MVSISSLINRKGAKELRDEVLSHREDRGTELTTAILEHFDNINSFDVVTDRVIEEIILQDELSGLQKDSERIFPKGITSFSPSSAYKCERELYFKAKRYAKIQEDRFPYQRRWARNGTAVHGATQKDLLYAEKYLDKPLFKVARTKKENRPAWEKNIRTGKQFTHQDQSFQLYGMMDGVLIYQKDNSKIGFEFKTKSTTLGAIGNYRMKELQPDHKEQCVAYSLLFGVTEFLVVYESLAKDGWTKGIDAKPDMRAFYLAVTKEEQQRLLDKFATVAAMIDNDEIPPADESKCFFCPYKPYCQALEGEVAA from the coding sequence GTGGTTTCAATCAGTAGCTTAATCAATCGAAAGGGAGCCAAAGAACTGCGAGATGAGGTATTATCCCATCGAGAAGATAGAGGAACGGAATTAACGACAGCCATCTTAGAGCACTTCGATAATATCAACAGCTTTGATGTTGTCACAGATCGTGTAATAGAAGAAATCATTTTACAAGATGAACTATCGGGCCTACAAAAAGATAGTGAACGTATCTTTCCTAAAGGCATTACTTCTTTCTCACCGTCGTCAGCTTATAAATGCGAACGAGAACTGTACTTCAAGGCAAAAAGGTACGCCAAGATTCAAGAAGATCGTTTTCCTTATCAACGTAGGTGGGCCAGAAACGGAACAGCCGTTCACGGTGCTACTCAAAAGGATCTATTGTATGCCGAGAAATACTTGGACAAGCCTTTGTTCAAAGTAGCTCGTACCAAAAAAGAAAACCGTCCTGCTTGGGAAAAGAATATCAGAACGGGAAAACAGTTTACTCACCAAGACCAGTCGTTTCAACTTTACGGCATGATGGACGGTGTTCTGATATACCAGAAAGACAACAGCAAGATTGGTTTTGAGTTTAAGACCAAGTCGACTACTTTAGGAGCCATCGGTAATTATCGCATGAAAGAGTTACAGCCTGATCACAAAGAACAGTGTGTGGCCTATTCGCTTCTCTTTGGCGTTACAGAGTTTCTCGTTGTTTATGAATCTTTAGCCAAAGACGGTTGGACAAAAGGAATCGATGCAAAACCCGATATGAGGGCTTTTTATCTGGCTGTTACAAAAGAAGAACAGCAACGCTTGTTAGATAAGTTTGCTACTGTTGCTGCAATGATTGACAACGACGAAATACCACCAGCCGATGAAAGCAAATGTTTTTTCTGTCCTTACAAGCCTTACTGCCAAGCTCTAGAAGGTGAGGTGGCAGCATAA
- a CDS encoding Holliday junction resolvase, with product MARTNYQRGYEIERKIVHQLTDQGYLVLRSAGSHSKIDVLGISKQRIVAVQSKRTKKFTPSVYKKEIQQIQEILQEYELGEKIDFEFWVWVDREGFRKWKVTDEVVKEVA from the coding sequence GTGGCCAGAACGAATTATCAGCGAGGTTATGAAATCGAACGAAAGATTGTTCATCAACTAACAGACCAAGGCTATCTCGTTTTACGTTCTGCCGGATCACATTCGAAGATTGATGTCTTGGGAATCAGCAAACAACGTATCGTAGCTGTTCAATCGAAAAGAACGAAGAAGTTTACGCCTTCTGTCTATAAAAAAGAGATTCAGCAGATTCAAGAAATTCTTCAAGAGTATGAGTTGGGGGAAAAGATAGACTTTGAGTTCTGGGTGTGGGTGGATAGAGAGGGCTTTCGGAAATGGAAGGTCACAGATGAAGTCGTAAAGGAGGTTGCCTAA
- a CDS encoding 4Fe-4S single cluster domain-containing protein encodes MNTTDAVGIAFTVFFQGCSIRCLGCHNPELQSFDGGQAVAISDIVARIKKHRKFYDALVFVGGEPLDQKSALQQLLNEGKNLGLATWLYTGYEIDEVPSEFLALCDVIVAGPYKEELKTNSFPASSNQVVMDRRKGEAA; translated from the coding sequence TTGAATACGACCGATGCCGTGGGAATCGCTTTTACTGTTTTCTTTCAAGGTTGCTCTATTCGGTGCCTTGGATGCCATAACCCGGAGTTACAATCTTTTGACGGAGGCCAAGCTGTCGCCATTTCAGATATTGTTGCAAGAATAAAGAAACATAGAAAGTTTTACGATGCCCTTGTCTTTGTTGGTGGTGAGCCATTGGATCAAAAGAGTGCATTACAGCAGTTATTAAATGAAGGGAAAAATCTTGGCCTTGCTACTTGGCTTTATACAGGCTATGAAATAGACGAAGTACCGAGCGAGTTTCTTGCCTTATGTGATGTTATCGTTGCTGGCCCTTATAAGGAAGAATTAAAGACCAACTCGTTTCCTGCTAGTTCCAATCAAGTTGTTATGGACAGACGGAAGGGAGAAGCAGCGTGA
- a CDS encoding anaerobic ribonucleoside-triphosphate reductase — translation MKLTLTFEPGFDRLYNKFAKDERGLRFLELEGISPKKVDVGQMSHDYFTKRLADATVDQNANSNEELSANNYQAEVTKGILKLEGYYLLWRYAKKRFGLRRANELITSIWRGELYFHDSSGQGIQIPYCFAFSTANLMTEGRPYGQLSSVVPKRSDSFAAQVTEVVMDLSQEFAGAVAPSDFIVNLCWYLQREGRDLRNNDDKDYIINIWQKFIHVANNKFRVSGQSPFTNVSIFDRVNLQKIFNDYRYPDGSSVDVEYVMAVQKLIALFFAKGDPTTGLPYRFPVMTANLSVNEQREPLDEDFLDFISRINRKLGFLNIYANEGSKIAMCCRFVNDRERMNYRADSFGNGGLNIGSHRVVTINFPRLALEAHSKKHFFEILDKRAKMARDLLVVHREEILRRRVEKGFLKFFKPLQWFSLDMLFSTIGIHGHYEMCHFLGMPMESEEGQDFTEEVLKKTEQYALAFSEETGHSFNTEEIPAESTAITLAKKDKLLYGEEQPFELYSNQYIPLIADVGTIDRIKLTGRFMKHVSGGGILHLNIQDRIEDPDVMKKLIRLTLSEGVEHFAINYGFGVCTDGHTTVVGTGKTCLLCGQPVQDYLTRVIGYFTKVSSWGEFRKNYEYPQRKFREVEKADREVA, via the coding sequence GTGAAACTTACACTTACGTTTGAACCAGGCTTTGACCGACTTTACAACAAGTTTGCCAAAGACGAAAGGGGGCTTCGTTTTCTTGAACTGGAAGGTATCAGCCCGAAAAAGGTAGACGTAGGGCAGATGTCTCACGATTACTTTACCAAACGACTAGCCGATGCCACGGTTGATCAAAACGCCAACTCCAATGAAGAACTGTCGGCCAACAACTATCAGGCCGAAGTAACAAAAGGAATTTTGAAGTTAGAGGGTTATTACCTTCTATGGCGATATGCAAAAAAGAGATTTGGCCTTCGTAGAGCCAATGAATTGATTACTTCTATCTGGCGTGGAGAACTGTACTTTCACGATAGTTCAGGGCAGGGGATTCAAATTCCTTACTGCTTCGCTTTTTCCACAGCCAACTTAATGACAGAAGGACGGCCTTACGGTCAACTAAGTTCTGTTGTACCGAAACGATCAGATAGCTTCGCAGCACAGGTAACAGAAGTGGTTATGGATTTAAGTCAAGAGTTTGCCGGGGCTGTTGCACCGAGTGATTTTATTGTGAACCTTTGCTGGTATCTACAGCGAGAAGGTAGAGATTTGCGAAATAACGATGATAAAGATTACATCATCAATATCTGGCAGAAGTTTATTCATGTTGCTAACAACAAGTTTCGTGTATCAGGCCAAAGCCCTTTTACCAACGTATCTATCTTTGATCGAGTGAATCTACAAAAAATATTTAACGACTATCGTTACCCCGATGGCTCTAGCGTTGACGTTGAATACGTGATGGCAGTACAAAAGCTGATTGCCTTATTCTTTGCCAAAGGCGATCCGACTACCGGCTTGCCTTATCGTTTCCCTGTAATGACAGCCAACCTTTCTGTGAACGAACAGCGAGAGCCATTGGATGAAGATTTTTTGGATTTTATCAGCCGGATTAACCGTAAGTTAGGATTTCTGAACATCTACGCCAACGAAGGTTCTAAGATTGCAATGTGCTGCCGTTTTGTAAACGATAGAGAACGGATGAACTACAGAGCCGACAGCTTTGGTAATGGAGGATTAAACATTGGCTCCCATCGAGTAGTAACGATTAACTTTCCTCGATTGGCGTTAGAAGCTCATAGTAAAAAACACTTTTTTGAAATCCTAGACAAACGAGCAAAGATGGCTCGTGACCTCCTTGTTGTTCATCGAGAAGAGATTCTACGACGACGAGTTGAAAAAGGTTTTTTGAAATTCTTTAAGCCCTTGCAGTGGTTTTCATTGGACATGCTCTTTTCCACCATAGGTATTCACGGTCATTATGAGATGTGCCATTTTCTAGGGATGCCGATGGAATCAGAAGAAGGGCAGGACTTTACGGAAGAAGTTTTGAAGAAAACAGAACAATATGCTCTTGCCTTTAGCGAAGAAACTGGTCACTCCTTTAACACCGAAGAAATCCCTGCTGAGAGTACGGCTATTACATTGGCGAAGAAAGATAAGCTGCTCTATGGCGAAGAACAACCTTTTGAATTGTACTCCAATCAGTACATTCCGCTCATTGCCGATGTGGGGACGATAGATCGAATAAAGCTTACAGGTCGTTTTATGAAACACGTTAGTGGGGGAGGTATCCTTCACCTAAACATTCAAGATCGCATTGAAGATCCAGATGTTATGAAAAAGCTTATTCGCCTTACTCTTTCAGAAGGGGTAGAGCATTTTGCTATCAACTACGGATTCGGTGTTTGCACAGATGGACATACCACTGTTGTTGGTACAGGTAAGACGTGCCTACTCTGTGGGCAGCCCGTTCAAGATTATTTGACCAGAGTGATTGGCTACTTTACCAAAGTTTCATCATGGGGAGAATTTCGTAAAAACTACGAATATCCTCAACGAAAGTTTCGTGAAGTAGAAAAAGCTGATCGGGAGGTAGCCTAA
- a CDS encoding DNA cytosine methyltransferase, producing the protein MKMGSLFDGIGGFPLAGQKVGIACLWASEIEPFPIKVTQKHFPRMIHLGDIVNIDGAKIEPVDLITFGSPCQDLSVAGKREGLKGERSSLFLEAIRIIKEMRKATKGEFPRYVLWENVPGAYSSNKGEDFRRVIEEISQSKIPLPASGKWARAGMVRVGECEIAWRTLDAQYWGVPQRRKRIFLIADFRGTSATKILFESEGMSRDSLQIREKREAVTTSVGKSSKKTNIILFEPRSQDRIPRIHEKEICPTLNKSQGEQRQTRVVQVIPINDKATRYKGGGYTRNSDGSGNGLGIGKEGDPFPTLTAGDRHAVAQFINYIRIQRSDSYEESTIASTIASRDYKSPTDLISLNLAVRRLTPLECERLQGFPDGWTDCGSDTARYKALGNSIAIPCVEWILEKMVKTARLPREKCA; encoded by the coding sequence ATGAAGATGGGAAGTCTTTTTGACGGTATAGGAGGCTTTCCCTTAGCAGGACAAAAAGTAGGGATCGCCTGCTTATGGGCAAGTGAAATAGAACCATTTCCTATAAAAGTTACTCAAAAGCACTTTCCTAGAATGATTCATTTAGGAGATATCGTAAATATTGACGGTGCAAAAATCGAGCCTGTTGACTTGATAACATTCGGAAGTCCCTGCCAAGATTTAAGTGTAGCAGGGAAGCGAGAAGGGCTTAAAGGGGAACGATCCAGTCTATTTCTTGAAGCGATACGAATTATAAAAGAAATGAGAAAAGCGACGAAGGGAGAGTTTCCGCGATATGTACTTTGGGAAAACGTCCCCGGAGCCTATAGTTCTAATAAAGGAGAAGATTTCAGGAGAGTTATCGAGGAAATCAGCCAGAGCAAAATTCCACTGCCTGCTAGTGGAAAATGGGCAAGAGCTGGAATGGTCAGAGTGGGAGAGTGTGAAATCGCTTGGAGAACTCTCGATGCCCAATATTGGGGTGTCCCCCAACGTAGAAAAAGAATCTTTCTTATCGCAGATTTTAGAGGCACAAGTGCCACAAAAATACTTTTTGAGTCAGAAGGCATGTCAAGGGATTCTTTGCAGATCAGAGAAAAGAGGGAAGCAGTTACCACATCTGTTGGAAAAAGCTCTAAAAAGACAAATATCATTCTTTTTGAACCAAGAAGCCAAGACAGAATTCCAAGAATCCACGAAAAAGAAATCTGCCCGACGTTAAACAAATCGCAGGGGGAACAGCGACAAACCCGTGTAGTACAGGTTATCCCTATCAACGATAAAGCTACTAGATATAAAGGTGGAGGCTATACTCGTAATAGTGATGGCAGTGGCAATGGATTAGGCATAGGGAAAGAAGGTGACCCATTTCCTACATTAACGGCAGGGGATCGACATGCAGTAGCACAGTTTATAAATTATATTAGAATACAAAGATCAGACAGTTACGAAGAATCTACTATTGCAAGTACGATAGCCAGTAGGGACTATAAAAGCCCAACGGATTTGATATCTTTAAATTTAGCTGTACGTCGATTAACACCTTTGGAATGTGAAAGATTACAAGGTTTCCCGGATGGTTGGACAGATTGTGGTTCTGATACAGCTCGTTATAAAGCATTGGGTAACAGTATTGCAATTCCTTGTGTAGAGTGGATTTTAGAAAAAATGGTTAAGACTGCAAGATTGCCTCGCGAGAAATGTGCATAG
- the dut gene encoding dUTP diphosphatase, which yields MSNKVGFKKLHEEAMVPKRQTQLSSGFDLYCFDAVTTAQLKNTYNEDFKLIELQPGERVLVRTAIALQMTDGMEAQVRPRSGLALKQGITVLNTPGTIDADYTGDVGVILINLGQEPTIIQKGDRVAQLVFQAVRHDIELVELTELTTTERGAGGFGHTGVKGDNS from the coding sequence ATGAGTAATAAAGTTGGTTTTAAGAAGCTCCATGAAGAAGCGATGGTTCCCAAACGACAGACCCAGTTATCCAGTGGTTTTGACCTTTATTGCTTTGATGCAGTTACAACTGCTCAACTCAAAAATACGTACAACGAGGACTTTAAGTTGATCGAACTTCAACCAGGGGAGCGAGTGCTGGTCAGAACGGCCATAGCCTTACAAATGACCGATGGTATGGAAGCCCAAGTTCGACCTCGTAGTGGACTTGCCTTGAAGCAAGGAATTACCGTTTTAAACACACCAGGTACGATTGATGCCGACTACACAGGTGATGTTGGCGTAATCTTGATTAATCTTGGTCAAGAACCTACCATCATTCAAAAAGGAGATAGAGTGGCTCAACTGGTTTTCCAAGCTGTAAGGCATGATATTGAGTTAGTGGAGTTAACGGAATTAACTACAACTGAACGTGGTGCAGGAGGCTTTGGTCATACAGGGGTGAAAGGGGATAATTCTTGA
- a CDS encoding DNA methyltransferase, whose translation MKEELNKNKILTGDCLEKLKELPDNSIDSCVTDPPYGLSKEPDIQEVLTKWMAGEDYEHRDKGFMGKSWDSFVPGPAIWREVYRVLKPGGHILCFAGTRTQDLMTISLRLGGFEIRDVIEWLYTSGFPKSMDISKGFDKRAGVERHIIGQRGVPDKRNGHGRAYGSSLFAGEKTGTVIHYIGEPTTELAKQWDGWGTSLKPAHEPIILARKH comes from the coding sequence TTGAAAGAAGAATTAAACAAAAATAAAATTCTTACAGGTGACTGTTTAGAAAAGCTGAAAGAACTACCTGATAACTCTATTGATTCCTGCGTAACCGATCCTCCTTACGGTCTTTCCAAAGAACCGGATATCCAAGAAGTATTAACGAAATGGATGGCTGGTGAAGATTACGAACATCGTGATAAAGGGTTTATGGGCAAGAGCTGGGACTCTTTCGTTCCGGGACCAGCGATCTGGCGTGAAGTATATCGTGTCTTAAAGCCCGGTGGCCACATCCTCTGTTTTGCCGGAACGAGAACTCAAGACTTAATGACCATCTCACTTCGCTTAGGTGGCTTTGAAATTCGTGATGTAATCGAATGGCTCTACACCAGTGGTTTTCCTAAAAGTATGGATATCAGTAAAGGCTTCGATAAAAGAGCTGGTGTAGAAAGGCATATTATTGGACAAAGAGGAGTACCAGATAAACGTAACGGCCACGGCAGGGCTTACGGTTCATCGCTGTTTGCAGGCGAAAAGACAGGTACGGTCATTCATTATATTGGCGAACCTACGACAGAATTGGCGAAGCAATGGGATGGTTGGGGAACCTCCCTAAAGCCTGCACACGAGCCAATTATTCTGGCGAGAAAGCATTAG